From one Cygnus olor isolate bCygOlo1 chromosome 26, bCygOlo1.pri.v2, whole genome shotgun sequence genomic stretch:
- the SMIM24 gene encoding small integral membrane protein 24 encodes MSPLLSPSPSHPYPCPHPCPRPIAVPVPIAPSPSPRLSPSRCLAGIVSKQWQPWLVGLTAVVVFLFIVFVALLANRFWQLRMRRKRGAPEEPQAIGRLEKAAYSNAAADRDSDDEQERHKATSL; translated from the exons ATGTCCCCCttgctgtccccatccccgtcccatCCCTATCCTtgcccccatccctgtccccgtcccattgctgtccctgtccctattgctccgtccccgtccccacggcTGTCCCCGTCCCGGTGCCTTGCAGGCATCGTCTCCAAGCAGTGGCAGCCCTGGCTCGTTGGCCTCACGGCCGTCGTCGTCTTCCTCTTCATCGTCTTCGTGGCGCTGCTCGCCAACCGCTTCTGGCAGCTCAGGATGCGCAG GAAGCGCGGAGCCCCCGAGGAGCCGCAGGCGATCGGCAG GCTGGAGAAAGCCGCCTACAGCAACGCGGCGGCCGACAGGGACAGCGACGACGAGCAGGAGCGCCACAAGGCCACGTCGCTGTGA
- the LOC121060010 gene encoding uncharacterized protein LOC121060010 — MCFFFHILKKKKFPSPPSALSFFCLFVFFLFCCLWLFFSSSFVCVSRSFFFFFVLFFFFFPRDFLRQPFPHGATLRPGGQDPASLGHPGAAWGGGVNALGGWRGARGGRGRRAGCGCRCGMRAVHGVPHGVPAAALGHPSVASRRCPRGCAVTLREASGPSPAPARLRVPRAGSPALRHCPRRGAAGSDPLGPHVPFLGAVTSRRGTGPPPGSSSCARRERCVGVSALVPMERCSPRCWHGDGAGGRRCVAMPWCRRSDAPVPMCGAPVVPTGDAPVLACNTGAGVQSSVPACDAWCHRAVLGAGLQCSVPVCDAWCQRAKLGAGVQCSVPVCNARCRCAMLGAGVRCLVLAQRCSSAGGSFGTRPLPPSPPRHGEIEALEAAGRVPPRWGWGRRHGGGSVGGLREWLCGHLHSRPPLLHRFFN; from the exons atgtgtttcttttttcatatccttaaaaaaaaaaagtttccctcTCCGCCAAGCGcgctctcttttttttgtttgtttgtttttttccttttttgttgtttgtggcttttcttctcatcatcttttgtgtgtgtttcacgttctttttttttcttttttgttttgtttttttttttttttccccgggaTTTCCTGCGTCAGCCCTTTCCCCACGGTGCCACGCTGCGCCCAGGCGGGCAGGATCCGGCCTCGCTGGGCCATCCCGGggctgcttggggggggggtgtaaaTGCTCtgggggggtggcggggggccagggggggccgggggaggcgaGCAGGGTGCGGGTGCAGGTGCGGGATGCGGGCGGTCCATGGGGTGCCCCACGGGGTGCCGGCGGCGGCCTTGGGCCATCCCTCGGTGGCTTCGCGCCGGTGTCCCCGCGGCTGTGCCGTCACCTTGCGGGAGGCGTCGGGGCCTTCGCCAGCCCCTGCTCGTCTCCGGGTGCCACGTGCCGGGTCCCCTGCTCTAAGGCACTGcccgcggcgcggcgcggccgggTCAGACCCGCTCGGTCCCCACGTCCCCTTCCTGGGCGCGGTGACATCTCGCCGTGGGACGGGGCCACCGCCGGGCTCTTCCTCGTGTGCTCGCCGTGAGCGATGCGTTGGTGTCAGCGCACTGGTGCCGATGGAGCGATGCTCACCGCGGTGCTGGCACGGCGACGGTGCCGGTGGGCGACGCTGCGTGGCGATGCCCTGGTGCCGGCGCAGCGACGCTCCGGTGCCAATGTGCGGTGCTCCGGTGGTGCCAACGGGCGATGCTCCGGTGCTGGCGTGCAACACTGGGGCCGGTGTGCAAAGCTCGGTGCCGGCATGCGATGCTTGGTGTCACCGCGCCGTGCTCGGTGCCGGCCTGCAGTGCTCC GTGCCGGTGTGTGATGCTTGGTGCCAGCGTGCAAAGCTTGGTGCCGGCGTGCAGTGCTCAGTGCCGGTGTGCAATGCTCGGTGCCGGTGTGCGATGCTCGGTGCCGGTGTGCGATGCTTGGTGCTGGCACAGCGATGCTCCAGCGCTGGGGGCTCCTTCGGGACCCGGCCCCTGCCGCCCTCCCCGCCGCGCCACGGCGAAATTGAGGCACTTGAAGCAGCGGGCAGGGTGCCCCcgcggtggggctggggccggAGGCACGGCGGGGGCTCTGTGGGGGGGCTCCGGGAGTGGCTCTGCGGTCACCTTCACTCTCgtcctcctcttctccatcgtttttttaattaa
- the LOC121060012 gene encoding mucin-1-like: protein MCNTIEPSRRKSTWYLSTGMHSLDTRTHTPAQPRPPPPGTGTHKDTRGHVGTRGDTGCGERRRHCTKTGDRCHTTGGASPRRVPVGNGAPPPAQVPSPAHVSPCPQPLSCKTSCQATLATALPHHRVTTPPHHHATASPRPRVTASPCHRVTPSPHHPSPRRDHGTEHRTGSHKTVSAAAATSRRRRQDAFTRGPPPPPRPPESLHGGPGGEEGSAGGFVLFYSHRGKNERVKTTLHKQPSGERGCGPAAAPGASLSRAASGLGLGLAAGPAGGANSVRFLFVFLANRMWMRRRGGGKVLVGCFFCFLFLFFFFSVCGLLLLFFFFFSFLKKFEPFPSSFPSLFPSWMGFACRRRR, encoded by the exons ATGTGCAACACAATCGAACCCTCTCGTCGCAAGTCCACATGGTACCTGTCCACAGGAATGCATAGCTTGGACACACGGACGCACACCCCGGCAcagccccgccccccccccccaggcaccgGGACACACAAGGACACACGGGGACACGTGGGGACAC GCGGGGACACAGGCTGTGGGGAGCGACGAAGGCATTGCACAAAGACGGGTGACCGGTGTCACACCACGGGGGGAGCGTCCCCACGCCGTGTCCCCGTGGGTAACGGGGCGCCACCGCCGGCAcaggtccccagccctgcccatgtgtccccctgtccccagcccctctcctgcaAGACCTCCTGCCAGGCCACGCTGGCCACCGCGTTACCGCATCACCGTGTCACCACGCCACCGCACCACCACGCCACTGCATCACCGCGTCCCCGTGTCACCGCGTCACCGTGTCACCGCGTCACCCCGTCACCGCATCACCCGTCCCCAAGGCGCGACCACGGCACGGAGCATCGGACCGGGAGCCACAAGACAGTGAGCGCGGCCGCGGCCACGTCCCGCAGGCGCCGTCAGGACGCGTTCACCCGAGGGCCACCgccacccccccggccccccgagAGCCTGCatgggggtcccgggggggaggagggcagcgcGGGGGGGTTTGTTCTTTTCTACTCACATAGAGGCAAGAATGAAAGAGTAAAGACAACTTTGCATAAACAGCCCTCTGGCgagcggggctgcggccccgctgctgctccgGGAGCATCGCTGTCACGAGCTGCGTCGGGTCTCGGGCTCGGTCTcgccgcggggccggccggcGGGGCAAATAGTGTTcggtttttgtttgtttttctggcaaATCGGATGTGGATGCGtcgccgggggggggggaaggtccttgtagggtgttttttttgttttttgtttttgtttttttttttttctgtgtgtgggttgttgttgttgttttttttttttttttcctttttaaaaaagtttgaaccttttccttcttcctttccctctctctttccttcctggaTGGGTTTTGCTTGTCGTCGTCGTCGTTAG